Below is a window of Rhipicephalus sanguineus isolate Rsan-2018 chromosome 9, BIME_Rsan_1.4, whole genome shotgun sequence DNA.
TAAAAACTCATCGCTGCGTGGACGTTTCGCTTCGAGGCGGACACCGCGCATTGCCGCAAAGAGGGCAGAATGAAAGAAGGAAACGGGTGTTCAATGGAAATACTAGTTTGTTCCGAGATTCCGTGGTCGAGTGCTCTTGGTCGTGAACGCGGTGTCTGTGTGGTAAATTTGACCCGTTCAACACACACCGCGTGCACGACCAGGAGCCCCCGACCGCGGAATCACGGAACGAATTAGCATTTCCATTGAAAGCCCTTTCCCTTcactctttctccctactttgcgGCAATGCGCGGTATCCGTTTCGAAGCGAGACGTCCACGCAGTGATGAGCTTTTAATGCCTCAACTCCTTGAAAAACATTTTTGTTGTCCGCGCAGCCCAGGCCCGCTGGAGTGGTGGGGCGCCGTCCACTTGAGGAAACATACGCGACGGGAGGGAAAGATAAGCGAAAAGCTTCTACCGATTGCCGCGCCACAACCGTCCAGTTGAAGCCTTCAACACCTGAATGGTGATTGTGGGTAAAATAAacggggtgggtggggggggggggggggggggcgaaacagGCACTTGGTGAGCGAGTATGTCGTTGGAAGGGCGCTTCCTCTGTACACCAGCCCTTCCCGTCGCCATCAATTTGTGCGCACTACCGGgatccggccttcgtcagaatatatGCCCACGTATATAAAGTTATATATAATGTGACAGACCACGCCCTTTTGGCGTGATCTGTTGACATCGGAGGTGACGTTGACATACAAATGGGCAATCAATGTACTCGTCTTGATTATACCGAATCGTACCTGTCAGCACTTGCGGTAGCGGGAGCCTTGAGTCCAATTTCGGTTTGACCGGGCACCTGACGCGTACGTGACTGACCGGAAATATAAAATAACGATTGCCGCGTGCGCGTTTGCCGTGCCGTGCGCCCTGCATAGCCTCGCGTAGTTGCCATCCTACTGTTCATGCCTCCTATGCCGAAAAGTTAGGTACGCTGACCACCTTCTAATCATGGCAGCCGACCGCTGGGTGGGGTAATCGCATTGCGTAGACGTCAGAAAGATGCGTAACATTGGAAGATATGGAAGAATATGCTCGCGGCGGTTTGCTGCAATACATTGTCCATGCGCTGGACATGTTGAGTGATGAGTTCTTCGTTTATAATATGGCCTGACTTTCTCATTAGTCGCGTGATTTCTAGTTGACGTGAACAGATTACGCGTACGGCTTTGCTTGTTTGTTCAAGACTGGACGATGTGCTTCACAGCACGCACTGCGCCTTCTGCGGTGGTGTCGGCTACATGGAACATTTAATTAGGCTATGCATGCCCGCACTCTCACACAGAAAGAGAAATCGATACTGATATTTTAGGGGTAAAAATCTTTCTGGTCGTCGAAAAGTACCCTTGGCATGTCCGGGATGCAGCGTCTTTTCGCACTACAGGGACGTCCAAAATTCTACCAGGAACGCACGCGCGACGAAACTTTTTGAAAGTTATTTTGCGTCAAAGCCGGAAGCAGAAGCCACTGCTGGGCATAAAAGAGCAAAAAACCGTCACGCGAAGCTTACGCAAATGTGTCGAGCATGTCACCAGTGCTCACCATGAGTCTCTGCAGGCGACGCGACGTAGCCAAGTTATTTTCTGTTCTCCTTCCTATCGCCTGCCGATACTGCCGGTCGTGTCAGGCGAGGCTTATATTGCGCTTGTTCCCATCGACCCGAACTCGTTAAGTCAGTCAATCCAGACTTTGTCGTGATCATATTGTCAAGTTGTCGTTTTTGTGTGCGAAATTCATCTGTCCACACTTATATATAGACTTCACAAAATATTTCCCGAAAAACACAGcaacaaatgtccgtggtgcgactCGACCCCGACACACGAACACATAACCTACCAGTGCACACAGCGTCCGGCGGACGCTCTCTCACCACTAATTAAGGACAGACTACTCAATTGGTCGCGTGAGGTGCGACTCTCCGAACTGGACTTGGGAAGCAAATTGgagacccttgaccaggcccagCGAGACGCAAGAGCCGGCCCTTGAAGAGGGGTTCCAGCCACAGTAACCAAGCAGCCTTGTCTTATTaaagcattttctctctctctctctctctctctctgttgcaaAATTGTGTTGGCCTATTGAAGATATCATTCTAGGCTTCTTGAACCAACATCCTGTGACAGAGTATGGCAACGTCCGTTTTATGACGAAGAATACGGGCCAATTCCTAAGCCGGTGTAGTCACTTTCCTTCAACCACCGCATTTGCTCACATACTACAAGCGCTCATTAGCACTAGCTAATACTAGTTAGTGCTGCCTGAATGTAGGCTAATGTCGGCGAGTATTCACTAATGAATGGCTAAATGGTGGCTAATATTGGCAAAAGATGGCTAAATAATTGGTGGTGCTGGCTAGTAATGGTAACTGATGGCTAGTGAAGGTGCCGTGTTGCCTAAACGATGATAAATGTTGGTTAGCGTTGACCAATGTTAGCTATTATTGGATATAGCCATTCTGTTCAGGCGATCTTAACTCGCTGATTTTGTTGTATaccgatatttttgttatgtGCGGAAACTTATCTTTGTTTTTCCTATTTGTCGCACTGCCTTCCACCCCCTTCCCAATACAATGCACTTCACCGCCTGCGGCTTGGTACAGCATTTACGCAACACTTCCTATACAGGACAAAGCATCCGTCTAGTCCTGAATGCTCTTCCGGCCATCCAGACGAAGATGTAGTACATAATCTACTCCTCGAGCGAGAAAAATATGATTCAGCACGAAAGGTATTACGAGCAAGTTTGTTGCTGTTACATAGAAGACCACTCACTCTAAAGAAAATACATGGTCCATGGCCAGCAGCGGGCTTTCAGAAAAGAGCGTTTGTCGCCTTCAAGACGTTTCTCGAAGTATCAAACCTTTTATGCAAATATTAACGCACACGAAGCTGTTGACTTCCTCTTCATGCCAAGAGCAAATGTATAAAGTTTTGATCGTGTACTTGATGTTATGAGTAATTATTTTTGTCTTAATGTgtttcaggcacgtaggcaaggggggggggcggggggcccgggcccccccccccgaaattcgtccggcgttctatattcccgggcaacgtttgctttatttttgccatggaaagactttctttcgaacaattaggcattggcccccccccccccccgaaaaaaaatcctggctacgtgcctgatgtgTTTTGCTGTGAATGTTAAGCCGGACAGAATATCTGAGTATGGACGTGTAGATGTGAACTTATTTTACCTATCTGAACTTACGCTCGACTACTTGAGACTCACGTGGTGTTCGATTGTACTGCATTGCACAACTTGTGTTCGACTGTATAACATTTCGTGCCCTTATTataattattttttattgcatATTTCGTCTGCCAAGCGAGCAGGAGTAGCCAGTGCCACCatattggcaccaacctctcctattcatcagtttcataaaaaagaaacgaataatgaataacaaaaacaaaagtgGCTTTGAGCAACCCAGATAAGTAGTGATGCTAGATTATAGTTCTAAACAAATTtacgaagataaaaaaaagaaagcgagaaccACAGCGTTCGTGTCCTAGATCACCCGCAGCCAAACCCGACACTCCTGCAATCATCGTCAAAACGTCGCCACCATTAAGTCCAGCTTCGTCGCTGACCCGCAAAGAAGCGGGCGTATACAGTTTCACACCTTCGGCGTTACCTTATCATCTTCGTAAGAATGTTGTAAGTTCTTTAGAAACTGTATATATGGAACGGAAATCGACTTTGGAACTTCGATTAATTAGTGTTCTTTCGAGACGCCAGGTCCAAAACAATTATCTACGCCGCACGTATGCAATTACTACCGCTCTAGACGAAAATGAGTCTTCTATTCATTTCCTCAGTCGCAGTATCACGGAGAGTATAATGGACTCTTTAAAAAAAGCGGTCTCCACCCGAATCGTCACCTACATCGACGGGCTTCTGTTGCGAGCACGCCAAAGttatcctaccacagagctacgccggtGCTTGTCCACGCCAAAGTTCGCCCGTGGAATTGAATGAGTAACAGGGGGAGATGCCGTCAAACGCAGCAGCTTATTCTTTTCCGAGAAAAAACCGTCAACGAAGAAGCGACGAGCGCAGATGACCCTACCTTTCAGACgctatacccccccccctcccccccactctTCTTCTTGAAAGAAGTCCCGTTGAACCAGTTTCCATCACCCGGCTCGGAGATGTAAGTAACAAAAGACCCGAGAAAGCCTGCGCCTCTTCCCTCAGCTACCGAcaccttcgctctcttcttcctcggAGTGAAAGGGAAAGGGGTGAGGAAGAGAAGTGGGAAAGGGCAGGTCGGAAAACGAAGATGAAGATGACCACAGCGTCGTCCTTTCCCATCCGCGCTCGGGCCGGCCAGAAGAGTGACCGCTACCCCGGTGTTTGCGCACGGTCAGTCAGTCTGCTCAGCTGGTGGGAGCCGCAGTGCGTGTGCGTGTCCGGCTGACGCCACCTGCGGTTGACGACGGCTCGCTCGAGGACCGTTATATAAGGAACGACTTTGAAAGGAGCGCTCGCACGCTCACGTTTCCTGCTGTCGATTGGAACCAACATCTTCCCGTACGGTGTTACGACGGTGGCGCAGTGATGAGAAGGCGCTTGGATTCCGCGCCTCCCTCGGCGGCGATGGTGACGTCTTCGTGCGGACTCCTCGTGCTGACGGCATCTACGTGGGTGATCTGCAATACTTTCGTTCTCCTATTCGCGCAGCCGGCGGAAGCACAGCCAGGAAGAGTGAGTGATGTTTATCGTGAAGCGGCGTTTCCCGTCGGTAATGCCGCTATCGCTTGGCGATGTCATATTTGACGTCTCAGTGGAGGTTACTGCTTCTTTCTTATGTGCTCATGCCGCTGTTCGTAAGAATCAATGCTGTCCAAGAGTCAACATGAGAGCAAATTTTCATTTAGCTAAatttatttttttacagcaaCGCGGTAACAAAAGCGCTAGATATTCATCGACATTTGTTTCGAGTAATATCAGCATCTACTGAACCGCATTGGTCCCTTTTTAGTAACCTCCCTGGCATGCATGTACCTGTCCTTTTCTGTGTGGTGCTATAGGTGTCCCTGTGATATTAGTAGTGCTTCTGTTAAATAAACATTTTTACTAACAACCCGCCGTTGTGGCcttgtggttacagtgctcgactgctgacccgaaggccacgggatcgaatttctgccgcggcggccgcattttcgatgcagtcgaaaatgctagaggcctatgGCCTTAGATTTGGGCGCACGTCAAAGATCCTAGGTGATCAAAGATCCCTAGGTGATCGAACTTTCCGgggccctcccctacggcgtctctcaattatatcgtggttttgggacgtaagaccccaacaatGATTATTATTTATAGTAACCCAATGATTCTGATATATCTGGCGCTTCAAATGTGCAAAAGAAATCGTTCATCGGAATTCAAAGAACACTACGTTATCAACTGATGTGCGTGATATCGTCTATTATGACAAGCCTGTTTAAGCGATTCACTGAAGACTGAAGTCTTTCTCAACAAGTTATGACATTACGCCAACGTTTGCGTCTCAATCTGGCCCACTATGAACAGgtgattctttttatttttcggtTCTGTGCAAACAACACACGCAGAATGAAAATTGTCGTGGCTGTCAACCACATGACAGCAGGGTAGTAAAGTGGAcgtgtgtctggttaacctccccgcctccccgttttctctctcctcctctctgaGGCTGCAGATTTTTCTAGGTTCACACATAAAACAAGACATGCGAGAAGTGAATGTAGGTCTCTGTAGGATACTCCCTTGCAGTTACATACATGTTTCAGAATCAACAGCCATATACTCGGTAAAGAAAAAGCCACCCGTACCCACCCGTACGTCAATTTACAGAGTTATAAACACATACGAGCGGCACCTTCATATGTGCATTCGCTATACAATCCACTTCTCTATAAAGAGTAGAGGGCTGGCAGCGAACAGCGGCAAGCGCTTCGCCATCCTCTCACAGGCGAGCGAAGCGTTGTGCTGCGCACTTCTCAATGACCCGCCGCTTAGGTACAGGGATGCTCCGACGGCAACTAACAATGCGGACAGCTTCCCCACAGTAACGTAGCTCGTTCGATATGCGCGGACGTTTTCGCCGCTTTTACTGTGCTTAAGCGGAGCTTGTAGCCTGTCCTGGAAACCCAGGATGGCGTCGCGAGCTCCTTCCCAGGAGTGTGGTCCTTGTAGTCTGTACTGGTAGTTGAGGACGGGAGACGTCACAAGGGCGTAGTAGAGTTTCGGGTCCCTGAAAAGCAGCTTGTAGTAGTTTGGTTTTACACCGATTATCTTTGCGAGGTCCTCGACGTACGCGATCCTGTCAATCATCAAGGAATGCCTAGGCGTGGGTACGAAGAAGGATTTCATCTTCTGTTGCGTGGCGGCCACGTCGGCCTCCATGGCCTCCCTGGAAGGCAACTTCACCTTGCCCGAGAAAACTTGCGCCACGTAGCGGGCCTGCATTTCGAACGCCTGCAGGAGGTTAGCGTTTCCGTCGACAAAACCCAGGAAGGCGACGTTCGGGTTTGCCGGCGGAATCATCATCTTGTAGAGCAGGAGCCGTTCGCCGTCTCTGGGCAGCGCGTCGGTAGGGAATGGCAAACCGGTCGTGAACCCCGTGGCAAAGACCACGACGTCCACTTCTTCCTCGACGTAGTTCATGACGAGCCCTTTTTCGGTGAACCTCTGCGGCGGTCCGCGTATCTTGACGGTGCCGTCCAGGATCTTGCCGTCGATGTACTGGTTGATGACCAGGCCCTGACTCATCACGTCATGACTAGGTTGGACGCCGAGCGCCTTGTGGTCCCATGCGTCGTTCGCCATTCGTACTACGAATCGGTTAAAGAATGAGAGGGGAAGCCAGCTGTACAGCCAGAGTCGAGCCTGGTTTAGCACGTACACGTCGATAGGGACGGACTTGTAGTGGCATGGGAGTATCCAGTTGATCCGCCTTGTGCTCACGAAGACCTGCGTGACAACGATTAtcttgaagtgtaaggcgcgacgacgacaaaGGACAGATGGAGAGTCATACtatacacacacggagcgccactttcTGCAATGTTTATTCAGAAAGatgagagagataataaaacgagagaaaggcagggagtttaaccagaCTTGTAGCATCCACTgtatatatcaggggtctcaaactcatatcagcttagaataacagagagctgagctagttggtaagtattcattctaaaagaaaTCATAGAATCAtatcagctagcgggccgcagtggCCAAATTCAGTCTCCCGATGGGCCGGGAAGGTAAAGAAGGGGGGAGGATAGGAGAGGTTCGAACAAAATGTTAGGTGAAGTTGCCATTTGGAAGGAGGCCTTTTATGTATCTCATTTATGCATCATTTCTGAAGGGGCGATTGCCGACGTTTGAATTCCAGAAACATATGAATACCGATATCCAGAACGACTGAAATCtgaacgccgattctgaaatttagaggttttgttccacggttatgttttaacacatcgTGACTGGATGGGGTGCCTCACAGAGCAGTCgcatctgtgtagctcatgaacatacttattgaAGACCCCCATGTTCGGGCCGGGCCGCATGCATGTGGCCCACTGGACGCGAGTTTGAGAGGCCTGGTATAAATACAGCTAGCGCTGTCACAGATATCATCAACACGGTTatataaaaaatatataatgaCGTTTTACGTCTCTAAACcggatatgattgtgaggcatgtCGTATTGGGCAGCTGTTAAGCTACCAGCCTTGGCAGCTTAGGAGCGGAGATGTGGCGCGACTAAGCTCGAGGTCGCGAGCTTGGATTCCTACAGCTACGGCGGTCACATTTCTATACGGGTGAAATTTGAAACGGCATCTGGATACTTTAATTCAGGTTCACATTAAGGAACCACAGGTGATCAATAGTTAATGCGGAGTCCCCGACTACTGTGTGGTTCATAATCGTATTGCGCTTTTGGCATGCAAAAATCCAAAGACTGAACTTTAATTTTAAGGTCATTCAGTGGAACTGCTTGGAATGCTAGAAATACGACGTAAGAAGAAAGGTTTCACAAAATAAGTAACTAAATAAAAAGCGCGAATGCTTCTGCGGCAGCACTTCAGTAAAACAAGCGCCGAAAAAAGCGAATGTGTgaacataataattgttggggttttacgccccacaacaacgatatgattatgagggacgccgtaatggagggctccggaaatttcgaccatctggtgatctttagcgtgcacctaaagctaagtacacggcaCTCTAGCATTTCCGTCTCCATCTAAATGTTGAcacggcggccaggattcgatgctgcgaccttcgggtcagcagacgagcaccataacACCGCGGAGGGTAGGGTGTGTGAACAAAGACagggtaaaaaaataaaaaaacccgCTTCTCTTTTGAAGGGCGTGTGGTTTCGTAACGGACCCAAGCGTTGTCACTGTCGTGCTTACAAACAATATAAGTTGCGCGTGCTCGAACGCGTGACTCTGCCGTTTATGCAAACGTGTTCCCGACACTGCGCAATGCTGAGCACGTGCTGCAAACGCGCATCATGGTGTTCAATCTGCCACCACTGTtcatgcgcaagaaaaaaaaacaaaaaaggcaacGGCACAACAAACATGATCTGCTAACGCGACagagcaaataataataataattgttggggtttaacgtgccaaaaccacgatatgattacgagagacgccgtagtggaggactccggaaatttcgaccgcctggggttttgtaacgtgcgcctaaaactaagtacacgggcctcaagcattttcgcctccatcgaaaacgcggccgccacggccgggattcgatcccgcgaccttcgggtcagcagtcgagcaccataaccgcacCGTGGCGGGGTTGCAGCAGAGCAAAGCGGTTTGTCCCATTCTGATCGCAGTTTTGTGCGGCTTATTGCTTGTTTGCTTGTATTTCCTGACATCAGGCAGTTTCAGACCAGGGCTCGTAGGGTTAGTGGTTGTTTGGTACGACACGCTATTTTCGTCCCTCAACGTGTGCAACCAAGAGGATAGCGAACGACGcacgcgcagtggcgacaaacgctcacgcaaagctttgcgtacccaaTGGTAAAACTGCCTATATATCAACGTTCTCGGTATGCTAGATCTATTTTAATTGAAAATTAAAACAACTTATTCATCTTTATTTCTTGACATACGTTCTAAGAATAAAAACATAAATACTGGGCTGATTAATTATCTGTAAATAATTTTTGACAGCGTGCGTATATTACTTCGCTCTAGCATACCTAGAACGCTGATTTAGATATTGCGTTGGGTTTTCCTCCATTATCAGACACTTCAGGTATCAAGCTCAGTGTATCAAGAAGCGATACGATGGTCGTTGTGGGGCTAGAGTATCTTCGTTCTGTCGCAATATTTTCCACGAACGTTTGGTCAAAACCTGCAACTGAACACAGGCAATCGCTATAGCCTGCACTGAGGCAAGTGCAAGAGATTCAAATCTCTTTCTCATTAATCAGTTCATGGGCCACTGATGGGAATTTATACCCTAAAGCTACCCCCAGTTCGATCTAAAGCCCTTGCATTTAATACTTAAAACTTTTAAAACCTGATATCCGCATAAAATGCCTTTTTATTGAACAGGGCTAAGATCTCCTTATCTTTGTTGAATGCTCGCAGACATTCGCACCAGTCTCCTTTAACTCTGAATTGTCTAATTAATTCAATATGCTTTAATGAAATCCTGCCCGTGGGTCCTGCATTCATATTTCGGTGAtgtacttaataataataataataataataataataataataataataataataataataataatatctggggtttaaaaacaacacgatatgattatgagggacgccgtattggagggctccggaaatttcgaccacctggggttctttaacgtgcacctaaatcgaagtacacaggcctcaaacattttcgtcttcatcgaaaatgcgaccgggattcgatcccgcgaccttcgggtcagcagtcgagcgccataaccactagaccaccgaggtaGGGCGTGCGTTCTACTTGCTAAGTATAAAGCCAACTGTGGAGTTGGCAGCGCTTTAGACTTTGTAGACTAAAGTAGCATTTCGGATACGCTGACGTAGCTATCATTTGCTAATAATACATAAAATTGATTactttcttttgaattactaTACTTGTGCTCTGCCTCCAATGAcaacattttttgtgtgtgtgtggaaatgCACTATCCAAGCCCAGAAATGAAACATGAGCAAGTTCCTGTTTTCCTGAATGTGAAACTGTTTGTGGGTcacccgcaacggtggtctatgcttacggtgctcgaatgcagacccaaaggtcgcgggatccaatcccggccgcggcggccgcatttcgatggaagctaaatgctagaggcccgtgtatactttaGATCTAgtacacgttaaaaaaaccctAGGTgatcagaatttccggagccctccactaaggcctccctcataatcatatcgtggttttgggacgtaaaacaccaacgattattattatgtTTCTCGGTTAATGCAGGATTAATTGATTAATAGAGATTCGTACCTGTCGCGCCAGGGCGCTGAGGTTTACAGCAACGTCCATGGCCGAGTTCGCAAATCCCACGACGACCACCGTCTTATCCCTAAACGAGTCGTCGGCGTACTTGTAGTCGCGCGAGTGCATCACTCGCCCTCGATACAGCTCGCGGCCCGGAACGTCCGGAACCGAAGGGGACCCGTGGTGACCCGTGCACACCAGGACGCCGTCGAAGACGTCCTCCCACTCTTGTCCGGTCTTCGCGTCGCGGATCCTCAGTGTGCCGTCTCGATCAAGCCTGAGTACTTCGCGGTTGAAGCGAATCTTCGATGTCACCCCGAAGTGGTCCGCGTAGCTGCGAATGTACTCTAAGGTCTGCCAGTGCGTCATGAACACCGGCGCGTCCTTGTCCGGCGGGAAGTCGCTGTAGCACGACATCTCCTTGCTGGTGTTCGCCACGGTGAAACGCATCACTGTACCGATACCGGACCCTGGCGTCTCCTCCCGGTACCACCATAGCCCGCCGCAGTTTGACGCCTTCTCGAAGCATACCACATCTAGTCCTTCTTCGAGGCATGCTTTGACGGCAGTGATGCCGCAGCAGCCCGCGCCTACTACGGCGATCCTCATCTCATGTCAgtaacgctcgacgctgtcgttTGCAACGACGTGAAGACAGGAAACAGCTTTCTTCGCGAGAGCCGGACGCTATATTGCGTCACGGCGCCGTGGAAGTGCACGATTAGATATCCTGCTTCCCGCGTAAACGGCGACGGCTGTTCGCTTGACTTTTATCTTATTTACCATCCGCGAGACTGCAGGCCCTTGATAAATAGATGGCGGACGAAGCCGTCCGCAGTGGTACGGAGTTGCGTATCAACTCGttcgcgaagggggggggggggtgctggcgACTCTtactctgtccgccgtgtgtgtgtgtgtgtgtgtgtgtgtgtgtgtgtgtgtgtgtgtgtgtgtgtgtgtgtgtgtgtgtgtgtgtgtgtatatatatatatatatatatatatatatatatatatatatatatatatatatatatatatatatatatatatatatatataggaaaaaggtatacgcttctaaaaactgttatttgtcgacgtttcgatcggagaccgatcttcatcagcattccatctgcaaacttcatcaTGATGacgatcggtctccgatcgaaacgtcgacaaataaacagttttttagaagcgtatacctttgtcctaattattttacggcaaccgaagacagactccgCATAAcctacgtgtatatatatatatatatatatagagagagagagagagaggacagagagagagaactacattTTCTCGGAATTTGACGTGATTTCTTATATTTATAGAGATGATtagatgatttgcttttcaaaactgttttaaatcaaggaaaaaTCTGCACATactgtgcaggctgggccgtcctATATACCACGACAACggagcagtgtttaataacattttggaaatattacgttGAAGTTTAACATGTACAGtgatttaacctgttcttcatctgagcattccatctgcaaacttcactgTCTCAGTTTGGccttgtaaatacgatgagtatgaagaacctgctatgactctagtaccttaaattctcacttattaaacaaaacaagtggctgacaaagcaaggtacttcgcagaagtcttcaggataaggcgagtgccaatttctttactgttagagccctctaatataaaatatttctaaagaagaagaccaagttcggtcgattaatatttatggaaaccacattaaGGTGGTTGTGTATAATTATAAGATTataatgactacgaatttatatactaggtgtcgttccttgccctcctgcTTTTCCGAGCTTGGATGGCGGGTGGACGAGAAAgcagtgaagtggccctttatTCCTCCCCTCCGGCTGTTCCTagtaaatagcctacgcaaactgtTT
It encodes the following:
- the LOC119404492 gene encoding flavin-containing monooxygenase 5 isoform X1 gives rise to the protein MRIAVVGAGCCGITAVKACLEEGLDVVCFEKASNCGGLWWYREETPGSGIGTVMRFTVANTSKEMSCYSDFPPDKDAPVFMTHWQTLEYIRSYADHFGVTSKIRFNREVLRLDRDGTLRIRDAKTGQEWEDVFDGVLVCTGHHGSPSVPDVPGRELYRGRVMHSRDYKYADDSFRDKTVVVVGFANSAMDVAVNLSALARQVFVSTRRINWILPCHYKSVPIDVYVLNQARLWLYSWLPLSFFNRFVVRMANDAWDHKALGVQPSHDVMSQGLVINQYIDGKILDGTVKIRGPPQRFTEKGLVMNYVEEEVDVVVFATGFTTGLPFPTDALPRDGERLLLYKMMIPPANPNVAFLGFVDGNANLLQAFEMQARYVAQVFSGKVKLPSREAMEADVAATQQKMKSFFVPTPRHSLMIDRIAYVEDLAKIIGVKPNYYKLLFRDPKLYYALVTSPVLNYQYRLQGPHSWEGARDAILGFQDRLQAPLKHSKSGENVRAYRTSYVTVGKLSALLVAVGASLYLSGGSLRSAQHNASLACERMAKRLPLFAASPLLFIEKWIV